Proteins encoded within one genomic window of Rhinolophus sinicus isolate RSC01 linkage group LG14, ASM3656204v1, whole genome shotgun sequence:
- the FCRL5 gene encoding Fc receptor-like protein 5 isoform X5, which translates to MLRGLLFLALALWVGNPVWGWDPSLLRGDLHSQASVSGQLATAPKPVISLQPPWTTTFQGESVLLTCNGFPINSPRETTWFYQNQGSQTSSVTPGNTRVVQETGKYQCQHNGSSLSDSVHLIFSSAPLILQAPLSVFEGDTMVLRCLGRPGSALKNTTMYKNQEAQAPLRDGSDFRVHGALLRDNGQYHCKADKESCCSVVSNTVEIQVQELFRHPRLTASPSQPTEGSPVNLTCETQLPLQRSDVQLQFCFFRERQALGSGCSSFPELQIPAMWREDTGSYWCQAQTVTLSVTKKSPSSHIHVRRAVPSVQIHTRPPQGSVFEGQELVLVCSVRGVPGPISVSWYRRPKLRIATEITLSRDAEFRISTVKSSYAGKYYCVANSIHSTEVTINIRVPVSRPLLTRIPRGYWASEGDEMTLRCEAQRGSLPILYQFFHEDALLKEIEATSWRASSFRFRLTEEHSGSYYCTADNGLGPQRSEAVTLSVHVPVSRPVLTFTPPASRAPEGDVVTLRCEAQRGSLPIQFRFFREYALLKEIEATSWRASSFRFRLTEEQSGSYYCTASNGLGPQRSAAVTLSVHVPVSHPVLTLRPPGAQASVGDEMTLHCEGHRGSLPIRYQFFHEDALLKEIKATSWRESYFRFRLTEEHSGSYYCTANNGLGPQRSAAVTLSVIVPASQPILTLRAPRAQALVGDTVELHCEAQTGSPPILYRFYHDGVTLGSSSAPSGGGVSFNLSLTAEHSGNYSCEADNVLGAQRSEVVPLSVTVPASRPVLTLRAPGAQALVGDTVELHCEAQTGSPPILYRFYHDGVTLGNSSAPSGGGVSFNLSLTAEHSGNYSCEANNGLGAQLSEVVTLSVTVPATRPVLTLRAPRAQALVGDTVELHCEAQTGSPPILYRFYHDGVTLGNNSAPSGGGVSFNLSLTAEHSGNYSCEADNGLGAQLSEVVTLSITGGRPACDASSSSHSDPQEPTYHNVPAWLEMQPVYSNVNPKRGDVVYSEVCRVQGRNKRAAGTTARLPEDKDSSVIYSQVKVTSTPGSRPQRSASSAPHR; encoded by the exons cTTCTGTCAGTGGACAACTTG cAACTGCCCCCAAACCTGTGATTTCCCTCCAACCTCCATGGACCACTACCTTCCAAGGAGAGAGTGTGCTTCTGACTTGTAATGGATTTCCCATCAACTCACCACGGGAAACAACATGGTTCTATCAGAACCAAGGGAGCCAAACATCCAGCGTGACCCCAGGAAACACCCGTGTGGTTCAGGAGACTGGAAAGTACCAATGCCAGCACAATGGCTCATCTCTAAGTGACTCTGTGCACTTGATCTTTTCTTCAG CTCCCCTCATCCTCCAGGCTCCACTTTCCGTGTTTGAAGGAGACACCATGGTTCTGCGATGCCTCGGAAGGCCGGGATCAGCCCTGAAAAACACCACCATGTACAAGAACCAGGAGGCCCAGGCGCCCCTCCGTGACGGCTCCGACTTCCGCGTTCATGGGGCACTGCTAAGGGACAACGGCCAGTACCACTGCAAGGCGGATAAGGAAAGTTGTTGTTCTGTTGTGTCAAACACAGTGGAAATCCAAGTGCAAG AGCTGTTTCGCCATCCTCGGCTgacagccagcccctcccagcccaccGAGGGGAGCCCAGTGAACCTGACCTGTGAGACCCAGCTCCCTCTGCAGAGGTCAGATGTCCAGCTCCAGTTCTGCTTCTTCAGAGAACGCCAGGCCCTGGGGTCAGGCTGCAGCAGCTTCCCGGAGCTCCAGATCCCGGCCATGTGGCGTGAAGACACAGGGTCTTACTGGTGCCAGGCTCAGACGGTGACTCTCAGTGTCACGAAGAAAAGCCCGAGTTCCCACATACATGTGCGGA gagCTGTTCCCAGCGTCCAAATACACACTCGCCCACCCCAGGGGTCAGTGTTTGAAGGTCAGGAGCTGGTCCTCGTCTGCTCAGTACGTGGAgtcccagggcccatcagtgtCTCCTGGTACAGAAGACCCAAACTGCGCATAGCAACAGAAATTACACTTTCCCGGGATGCAGAATTCAGGATCTCCACGGTAAAAAGCAGTTATGCTGGCAAGTATTACTGTGTAGCCAACTCCATTCACAGCACGGAAGTCACCATCAATATCAGAG ttCCCGTGTCTCGTCCTCTCCTGACCCGCATACCTCGTGGGTACTGGGCTTCTGAGGGAGATGAGATGACACTTCGCTGTGAGGCCCAAAGAGGTTCACTCCCGATCCTGTATCAGTTTTTTCATGAAGATGCGTTGCTCAAGGAGATAGAAGCCACTTCGTGGAGAGCAAGTTCCTTCCGCTTTCGTCTGACTGAGGAGCATTCTGGGAGCTACTACTGCACAGCCGACAATGGCCTGGGCCCCCAGCGCAGTGAGGCCGTGACCCTCTCGGTCCATG ttCCCGTGTCTCGTCCTGTCCTGACCTTCACGCCTCCTGCGTCCCGGGCTCCAGAGGGAGATGTGGTGACACTTCGCtgtgaggctcaaagaggttcaCTCCCAATCCAATTTCGATTTTTTCGTGAATATGCGTTGCTCAAGGAGATAGAAGCCACTTCGTGGAGAGCAAGTTCCTTCCGCTTTCGTCTGACTGAGGAGCAGTCTGGGAGCTACTACTGCACAGCCAGCAATGGCCTGGGCCCCCAGCGCAGTGCGGCCGTGACCCTCTCGGTCCATG ttCCCGTGTCTCATCCTGTCCTTACCCTCAGGCCTCCTGGGGCCCAGGCTTCTGTGGGAGATGAGATGACACTTCACTGTGAGGGGCACAGAGGTTCACTCCCGATCCGGTATCAGTTTTTTCATGAAGATGCGTTGctcaaggaaataaaagccaCTTCATGGAGAGAAAGTTACTTCCGCTTTCGTCTGACTGAGGAGCATTCTGGGAGCTACTACTGCACAGCCAACAATGGCCTGGGCCCCCAGCGCAGTGCGGCCGTGACCCTCTCTGTCATCG TTCCAGCATCTCAGCCCATCCTTACCCTCCGGGCGCCCAGGGCCCAGGCCCTGGTGGGGGACACAGTGGAGCTGCACTGTGAGGCCCAGACAGGCTCTCCCCCGATCCTGTACCGCTTTTATCACGACGGTGTCACCCTGGGAAGCAGCTCGGCCCCCTCTGGAGGAGGAGTGTCCTTCAACCTGTCTCTGACTGCAGAACATTCTGGAAACTACTCCTGTGAGGCCGACAATGTCCTGGGGGCCCAGCGCAGTGAGGTGGTGCCACTCAGTGTCACAG TTCCAGCTTCTCGGCCCGTCCTCACCCTCAGGGCGCCCGGAGCCCAGGCCCTGGTGGGAGACACAGTGGAGCTTCACTGTGAGGCCCAGACAGGCTCTCCCCCGATCCTGTACCGCTTTTATCACGACGGTGTCACCCTGGGGAACAGCTCGGCCCCCTCTGGAGGAGGAGTGTCCTTCAACCTGTCTCTGACTGCAGAACATTCCGGAAACTACTCCTGTGAGGCCAACAATGGGCTGGGGGCCCAGCTCAGTGAGGTGGTGACACTCAGTGTCACAG TTCCAGCGACTCGGCCCGTCCTCACCCTCAGGGCGCCCAGGGCCCAGGCCCTGGTGGGGGACACAGTGGAGCTGCACTGTGAGGCCCAGACAGGTTCTCCCCCCATCCTGTACCGCTTTTATCACGACGGTGTCACCCTGGGGAACAACTCAGCCCCCTCTGGAGGAGGAGTGTCCTTCAACCTGTCTCTGACTGCAGAACATTCCGGAAACTACTCCTGTGAGGCTGACAATGGGCTGGGGGCCCAGCTCAGTGAGGTGGTGACACTTTCCATCACAG GAGGGAGGCCTGCCTGTGACGCCTCCAG CTCTTCTCACTCGGACCCCCAAGAGCCCACCTACCACAACGTGCCAGCCTGGCTAGAAATGCAGCCAGTGTACAGCAATG TAAATCCTAAACGAGGAGACGTGGTGTACTCGGAAGTCTGCCGCGTCCAGGGCAGAAACAAACGCGCCG CGGGCACCACTGCCAGGCTTCCCGAGGACAAG GATTCCTCTGTCATCTACTCCCAGGTGAAGGTGACTTCCACCCCAGGCTCCAGGCCCCAGCGCTCAGCCTCCTCGGCTCCTCACAGATGA
- the FCRL5 gene encoding Fc receptor-like protein 5 isoform X3: protein MLLWVSLLALASVSGQLATAPKPVISLQPPWTTTFQGESVLLTCNGFPINSPRETTWFYQNQGSQTSSVTPGNTRVVQETGKYQCQHNGSSLSDSVHLIFSSAPLILQAPLSVFEGDTMVLRCLGRPGSALKNTTMYKNQEAQAPLRDGSDFRVHGALLRDNGQYHCKADKESCCSVVSNTVEIQVQELFRHPRLTASPSQPTEGSPVNLTCETQLPLQRSDVQLQFCFFRERQALGSGCSSFPELQIPAMWREDTGSYWCQAQTVTLSVTKKSPSSHIHVRRAVPSVQIHTRPPQGSVFEGQELVLVCSVRGVPGPISVSWYRRPKLRIATEITLSRDAEFRISTVKSSYAGKYYCVANSIHSTEVTINIRVPVSRPLLTRIPRGYWASEGDEMTLRCEAQRGSLPILYQFFHEDALLKEIEATSWRASSFRFRLTEEHSGSYYCTADNGLGPQRSEAVTLSVHVPVSRPVLTFTPPASRAPEGDVVTLRCEAQRGSLPIQFRFFREYALLKEIEATSWRASSFRFRLTEEQSGSYYCTASNGLGPQRSAAVTLSVHVPVSHPVLTLRPPGAQASVGDEMTLHCEGHRGSLPIRYQFFHEDALLKEIKATSWRESYFRFRLTEEHSGSYYCTANNGLGPQRSAAVTLSVIVPASQPILTLRAPRAQALVGDTVELHCEAQTGSPPILYRFYHDGVTLGSSSAPSGGGVSFNLSLTAEHSGNYSCEADNVLGAQRSEVVPLSVTVPASRPVLTLRAPGAQALVGDTVELHCEAQTGSPPILYRFYHDGVTLGNSSAPSGGGVSFNLSLTAEHSGNYSCEANNGLGAQLSEVVTLSVTVPATRPVLTLRAPRAQALVGDTVELHCEAQTGSPPILYRFYHDGVTLGNNSAPSGGGVSFNLSLTAEHSGNYSCEADNGLGAQLSEVVTLSITGLTGSRGGHVATGVTGVLLSLVGLAAVVLLFYYWLPGRAGGRPACDASSSSSHSDPQEPTYHNVPAWLEMQPVYSNVNPKRGDVVYSEVCRVQGRNKRAAGTTARLPEDKDSSVIYSQVKVTSTPGSRPQRSASSAPHR, encoded by the exons cTTCTGTCAGTGGACAACTTG cAACTGCCCCCAAACCTGTGATTTCCCTCCAACCTCCATGGACCACTACCTTCCAAGGAGAGAGTGTGCTTCTGACTTGTAATGGATTTCCCATCAACTCACCACGGGAAACAACATGGTTCTATCAGAACCAAGGGAGCCAAACATCCAGCGTGACCCCAGGAAACACCCGTGTGGTTCAGGAGACTGGAAAGTACCAATGCCAGCACAATGGCTCATCTCTAAGTGACTCTGTGCACTTGATCTTTTCTTCAG CTCCCCTCATCCTCCAGGCTCCACTTTCCGTGTTTGAAGGAGACACCATGGTTCTGCGATGCCTCGGAAGGCCGGGATCAGCCCTGAAAAACACCACCATGTACAAGAACCAGGAGGCCCAGGCGCCCCTCCGTGACGGCTCCGACTTCCGCGTTCATGGGGCACTGCTAAGGGACAACGGCCAGTACCACTGCAAGGCGGATAAGGAAAGTTGTTGTTCTGTTGTGTCAAACACAGTGGAAATCCAAGTGCAAG AGCTGTTTCGCCATCCTCGGCTgacagccagcccctcccagcccaccGAGGGGAGCCCAGTGAACCTGACCTGTGAGACCCAGCTCCCTCTGCAGAGGTCAGATGTCCAGCTCCAGTTCTGCTTCTTCAGAGAACGCCAGGCCCTGGGGTCAGGCTGCAGCAGCTTCCCGGAGCTCCAGATCCCGGCCATGTGGCGTGAAGACACAGGGTCTTACTGGTGCCAGGCTCAGACGGTGACTCTCAGTGTCACGAAGAAAAGCCCGAGTTCCCACATACATGTGCGGA gagCTGTTCCCAGCGTCCAAATACACACTCGCCCACCCCAGGGGTCAGTGTTTGAAGGTCAGGAGCTGGTCCTCGTCTGCTCAGTACGTGGAgtcccagggcccatcagtgtCTCCTGGTACAGAAGACCCAAACTGCGCATAGCAACAGAAATTACACTTTCCCGGGATGCAGAATTCAGGATCTCCACGGTAAAAAGCAGTTATGCTGGCAAGTATTACTGTGTAGCCAACTCCATTCACAGCACGGAAGTCACCATCAATATCAGAG ttCCCGTGTCTCGTCCTCTCCTGACCCGCATACCTCGTGGGTACTGGGCTTCTGAGGGAGATGAGATGACACTTCGCTGTGAGGCCCAAAGAGGTTCACTCCCGATCCTGTATCAGTTTTTTCATGAAGATGCGTTGCTCAAGGAGATAGAAGCCACTTCGTGGAGAGCAAGTTCCTTCCGCTTTCGTCTGACTGAGGAGCATTCTGGGAGCTACTACTGCACAGCCGACAATGGCCTGGGCCCCCAGCGCAGTGAGGCCGTGACCCTCTCGGTCCATG ttCCCGTGTCTCGTCCTGTCCTGACCTTCACGCCTCCTGCGTCCCGGGCTCCAGAGGGAGATGTGGTGACACTTCGCtgtgaggctcaaagaggttcaCTCCCAATCCAATTTCGATTTTTTCGTGAATATGCGTTGCTCAAGGAGATAGAAGCCACTTCGTGGAGAGCAAGTTCCTTCCGCTTTCGTCTGACTGAGGAGCAGTCTGGGAGCTACTACTGCACAGCCAGCAATGGCCTGGGCCCCCAGCGCAGTGCGGCCGTGACCCTCTCGGTCCATG ttCCCGTGTCTCATCCTGTCCTTACCCTCAGGCCTCCTGGGGCCCAGGCTTCTGTGGGAGATGAGATGACACTTCACTGTGAGGGGCACAGAGGTTCACTCCCGATCCGGTATCAGTTTTTTCATGAAGATGCGTTGctcaaggaaataaaagccaCTTCATGGAGAGAAAGTTACTTCCGCTTTCGTCTGACTGAGGAGCATTCTGGGAGCTACTACTGCACAGCCAACAATGGCCTGGGCCCCCAGCGCAGTGCGGCCGTGACCCTCTCTGTCATCG TTCCAGCATCTCAGCCCATCCTTACCCTCCGGGCGCCCAGGGCCCAGGCCCTGGTGGGGGACACAGTGGAGCTGCACTGTGAGGCCCAGACAGGCTCTCCCCCGATCCTGTACCGCTTTTATCACGACGGTGTCACCCTGGGAAGCAGCTCGGCCCCCTCTGGAGGAGGAGTGTCCTTCAACCTGTCTCTGACTGCAGAACATTCTGGAAACTACTCCTGTGAGGCCGACAATGTCCTGGGGGCCCAGCGCAGTGAGGTGGTGCCACTCAGTGTCACAG TTCCAGCTTCTCGGCCCGTCCTCACCCTCAGGGCGCCCGGAGCCCAGGCCCTGGTGGGAGACACAGTGGAGCTTCACTGTGAGGCCCAGACAGGCTCTCCCCCGATCCTGTACCGCTTTTATCACGACGGTGTCACCCTGGGGAACAGCTCGGCCCCCTCTGGAGGAGGAGTGTCCTTCAACCTGTCTCTGACTGCAGAACATTCCGGAAACTACTCCTGTGAGGCCAACAATGGGCTGGGGGCCCAGCTCAGTGAGGTGGTGACACTCAGTGTCACAG TTCCAGCGACTCGGCCCGTCCTCACCCTCAGGGCGCCCAGGGCCCAGGCCCTGGTGGGGGACACAGTGGAGCTGCACTGTGAGGCCCAGACAGGTTCTCCCCCCATCCTGTACCGCTTTTATCACGACGGTGTCACCCTGGGGAACAACTCAGCCCCCTCTGGAGGAGGAGTGTCCTTCAACCTGTCTCTGACTGCAGAACATTCCGGAAACTACTCCTGTGAGGCTGACAATGGGCTGGGGGCCCAGCTCAGTGAGGTGGTGACACTTTCCATCACAG GGCTGACAGGGAGCAGAGGCGGCCATGTCGCCACAGGCGTCACTGGGGTGCTGCTCAGCCTGGTGGGTCTGGCGGCGGTGGTGCTGCTGTTCTATTACTGGCTCCCGGGAAGAGCAG GAGGGAGGCCTGCCTGTGACGCCTCCAG CAGCTCTTCTCACTCGGACCCCCAAGAGCCCACCTACCACAACGTGCCAGCCTGGCTAGAAATGCAGCCAGTGTACAGCAATG TAAATCCTAAACGAGGAGACGTGGTGTACTCGGAAGTCTGCCGCGTCCAGGGCAGAAACAAACGCGCCG CGGGCACCACTGCCAGGCTTCCCGAGGACAAG GATTCCTCTGTCATCTACTCCCAGGTGAAGGTGACTTCCACCCCAGGCTCCAGGCCCCAGCGCTCAGCCTCCTCGGCTCCTCACAGATGA
- the FCRL5 gene encoding Fc receptor-like protein 5 isoform X6 encodes MLRGLLFLALALWVGNPVWGWDPSLLRGDLHSQASVSGQLATAPKPVISLQPPWTTTFQGESVLLTCNGFPINSPRETTWFYQNQGSQTSSVTPGNTRVVQETGKYQCQHNGSSLSDSVHLIFSSAPLILQAPLSVFEGDTMVLRCLGRPGSALKNTTMYKNQEAQAPLRDGSDFRVHGALLRDNGQYHCKADKESCCSVVSNTVEIQVQELFRHPRLTASPSQPTEGSPVNLTCETQLPLQRSDVQLQFCFFRERQALGSGCSSFPELQIPAMWREDTGSYWCQAQTVTLSVTKKSPSSHIHVRRAVPSVQIHTRPPQGSVFEGQELVLVCSVRGVPGPISVSWYRRPKLRIATEITLSRDAEFRISTVKSSYAGKYYCVANSIHSTEVTINIRVPVSRPLLTRIPRGYWASEGDEMTLRCEAQRGSLPILYQFFHEDALLKEIEATSWRASSFRFRLTEEHSGSYYCTADNGLGPQRSEAVTLSVHVPVSHPVLTLRPPGAQASVGDEMTLHCEGHRGSLPIRYQFFHEDALLKEIKATSWRESYFRFRLTEEHSGSYYCTANNGLGPQRSAAVTLSVIVPASQPILTLRAPRAQALVGDTVELHCEAQTGSPPILYRFYHDGVTLGSSSAPSGGGVSFNLSLTAEHSGNYSCEADNVLGAQRSEVVPLSVTVPASRPVLTLRAPGAQALVGDTVELHCEAQTGSPPILYRFYHDGVTLGNSSAPSGGGVSFNLSLTAEHSGNYSCEANNGLGAQLSEVVTLSVTVPATRPVLTLRAPRAQALVGDTVELHCEAQTGSPPILYRFYHDGVTLGNNSAPSGGGVSFNLSLTAEHSGNYSCEADNGLGAQLSEVVTLSITGLTGSRGGHVATGVTGVLLSLVGLAAVVLLFYYWLPGRAGGRPACDASSSSSHSDPQEPTYHNVPAWLEMQPVYSNVNPKRGDVVYSEVCRVQGRNKRAAGTTARLPEDKDSSVIYSQVKVTSTPGSRPQRSASSAPHR; translated from the exons cTTCTGTCAGTGGACAACTTG cAACTGCCCCCAAACCTGTGATTTCCCTCCAACCTCCATGGACCACTACCTTCCAAGGAGAGAGTGTGCTTCTGACTTGTAATGGATTTCCCATCAACTCACCACGGGAAACAACATGGTTCTATCAGAACCAAGGGAGCCAAACATCCAGCGTGACCCCAGGAAACACCCGTGTGGTTCAGGAGACTGGAAAGTACCAATGCCAGCACAATGGCTCATCTCTAAGTGACTCTGTGCACTTGATCTTTTCTTCAG CTCCCCTCATCCTCCAGGCTCCACTTTCCGTGTTTGAAGGAGACACCATGGTTCTGCGATGCCTCGGAAGGCCGGGATCAGCCCTGAAAAACACCACCATGTACAAGAACCAGGAGGCCCAGGCGCCCCTCCGTGACGGCTCCGACTTCCGCGTTCATGGGGCACTGCTAAGGGACAACGGCCAGTACCACTGCAAGGCGGATAAGGAAAGTTGTTGTTCTGTTGTGTCAAACACAGTGGAAATCCAAGTGCAAG AGCTGTTTCGCCATCCTCGGCTgacagccagcccctcccagcccaccGAGGGGAGCCCAGTGAACCTGACCTGTGAGACCCAGCTCCCTCTGCAGAGGTCAGATGTCCAGCTCCAGTTCTGCTTCTTCAGAGAACGCCAGGCCCTGGGGTCAGGCTGCAGCAGCTTCCCGGAGCTCCAGATCCCGGCCATGTGGCGTGAAGACACAGGGTCTTACTGGTGCCAGGCTCAGACGGTGACTCTCAGTGTCACGAAGAAAAGCCCGAGTTCCCACATACATGTGCGGA gagCTGTTCCCAGCGTCCAAATACACACTCGCCCACCCCAGGGGTCAGTGTTTGAAGGTCAGGAGCTGGTCCTCGTCTGCTCAGTACGTGGAgtcccagggcccatcagtgtCTCCTGGTACAGAAGACCCAAACTGCGCATAGCAACAGAAATTACACTTTCCCGGGATGCAGAATTCAGGATCTCCACGGTAAAAAGCAGTTATGCTGGCAAGTATTACTGTGTAGCCAACTCCATTCACAGCACGGAAGTCACCATCAATATCAGAG ttCCCGTGTCTCGTCCTCTCCTGACCCGCATACCTCGTGGGTACTGGGCTTCTGAGGGAGATGAGATGACACTTCGCTGTGAGGCCCAAAGAGGTTCACTCCCGATCCTGTATCAGTTTTTTCATGAAGATGCGTTGCTCAAGGAGATAGAAGCCACTTCGTGGAGAGCAAGTTCCTTCCGCTTTCGTCTGACTGAGGAGCATTCTGGGAGCTACTACTGCACAGCCGACAATGGCCTGGGCCCCCAGCGCAGTGAGGCCGTGACCCTCTCGGTCCATG ttCCCGTGTCTCATCCTGTCCTTACCCTCAGGCCTCCTGGGGCCCAGGCTTCTGTGGGAGATGAGATGACACTTCACTGTGAGGGGCACAGAGGTTCACTCCCGATCCGGTATCAGTTTTTTCATGAAGATGCGTTGctcaaggaaataaaagccaCTTCATGGAGAGAAAGTTACTTCCGCTTTCGTCTGACTGAGGAGCATTCTGGGAGCTACTACTGCACAGCCAACAATGGCCTGGGCCCCCAGCGCAGTGCGGCCGTGACCCTCTCTGTCATCG TTCCAGCATCTCAGCCCATCCTTACCCTCCGGGCGCCCAGGGCCCAGGCCCTGGTGGGGGACACAGTGGAGCTGCACTGTGAGGCCCAGACAGGCTCTCCCCCGATCCTGTACCGCTTTTATCACGACGGTGTCACCCTGGGAAGCAGCTCGGCCCCCTCTGGAGGAGGAGTGTCCTTCAACCTGTCTCTGACTGCAGAACATTCTGGAAACTACTCCTGTGAGGCCGACAATGTCCTGGGGGCCCAGCGCAGTGAGGTGGTGCCACTCAGTGTCACAG TTCCAGCTTCTCGGCCCGTCCTCACCCTCAGGGCGCCCGGAGCCCAGGCCCTGGTGGGAGACACAGTGGAGCTTCACTGTGAGGCCCAGACAGGCTCTCCCCCGATCCTGTACCGCTTTTATCACGACGGTGTCACCCTGGGGAACAGCTCGGCCCCCTCTGGAGGAGGAGTGTCCTTCAACCTGTCTCTGACTGCAGAACATTCCGGAAACTACTCCTGTGAGGCCAACAATGGGCTGGGGGCCCAGCTCAGTGAGGTGGTGACACTCAGTGTCACAG TTCCAGCGACTCGGCCCGTCCTCACCCTCAGGGCGCCCAGGGCCCAGGCCCTGGTGGGGGACACAGTGGAGCTGCACTGTGAGGCCCAGACAGGTTCTCCCCCCATCCTGTACCGCTTTTATCACGACGGTGTCACCCTGGGGAACAACTCAGCCCCCTCTGGAGGAGGAGTGTCCTTCAACCTGTCTCTGACTGCAGAACATTCCGGAAACTACTCCTGTGAGGCTGACAATGGGCTGGGGGCCCAGCTCAGTGAGGTGGTGACACTTTCCATCACAG GGCTGACAGGGAGCAGAGGCGGCCATGTCGCCACAGGCGTCACTGGGGTGCTGCTCAGCCTGGTGGGTCTGGCGGCGGTGGTGCTGCTGTTCTATTACTGGCTCCCGGGAAGAGCAG GAGGGAGGCCTGCCTGTGACGCCTCCAG CAGCTCTTCTCACTCGGACCCCCAAGAGCCCACCTACCACAACGTGCCAGCCTGGCTAGAAATGCAGCCAGTGTACAGCAATG TAAATCCTAAACGAGGAGACGTGGTGTACTCGGAAGTCTGCCGCGTCCAGGGCAGAAACAAACGCGCCG CGGGCACCACTGCCAGGCTTCCCGAGGACAAG GATTCCTCTGTCATCTACTCCCAGGTGAAGGTGACTTCCACCCCAGGCTCCAGGCCCCAGCGCTCAGCCTCCTCGGCTCCTCACAGATGA